The Deinococcus betulae genome has a window encoding:
- a CDS encoding S-ribosylhomocysteine lyase — MANVESFDLDHTKVKAPYVRLAGVKTTPRGDSISKYDLRLLQPNQAAIEPAALHTLEHLMAGYLRDHVKDVVDVSPMGCRTGLYMAVIGEPDEQGVLGAFQAALQDTANHDRPIPGVSELECGNYRDHDLTAARQHARDALAQGLKIQETILLQR; from the coding sequence ATGGCAAACGTTGAATCCTTTGATCTCGACCACACCAAGGTCAAGGCGCCGTACGTGCGTCTGGCCGGCGTTAAGACCACGCCGCGCGGCGACTCCATAAGCAAATACGACCTGCGGTTGCTTCAGCCCAACCAGGCAGCCATCGAGCCGGCGGCGCTGCACACTCTGGAACACCTGATGGCCGGCTACCTACGTGATCACGTAAAGGACGTCGTGGACGTTTCACCTATGGGCTGCCGCACGGGCCTCTATATGGCCGTCATTGGCGAACCGGATGAGCAGGGCGTGCTGGGTGCTTTTCAGGCCGCTCTACAAGACACGGCCAACCATGACCGCCCTATTCCAGGGGTGAGCGAGCTGGAATGCGGCAACTACCGTGACCACGACCTGACCGCAGCCCGGCAGCATGCCCGCGACGCCCTGGCCCAGGGGCTAAAAATTCAGGAAACCATCCTCCTTCAGCGCTGA